The DNA segment AAGGGGAGTAGGGTTTAATTAAAAGGGTGTAAGAGGTCAGGATTGAAGCAGTAATTGGCCGCCATCTTCACCTCACTTTCTTTTCTTTCAGCTTTTAGTTTGGATGCAGAGCAGCCGGATTATGACATGGATTCTGAAGATGAGATCTTTGTGAACAAGCTAAGAAAGAAACTTGAGATTTCTCCTCTTCAGTTTGAAGAGATGATTGACAGATTAGAGAAAGGAAGTGGTCAGCAGGTAAGTTATAGAACAGATCTACTTCTgttgtgaacaaaaaaaaacatttaaaatgattAAGTGAAGGTCTAAAGAGCcggtctcttatactccagccaGTTAATCTCCAAGAGGCCAAACTGTTGCTGAAAGAAGATGATGAACTGATCACAGAGGTTTACGACTATTGGATCAAGAAAAGGAAAAGCACTCGTGGATCCCCTCTtataccagcagtgaaacagGAGAAGCGGGATGGCTCCAGCACCAGTGATCCTTATGTAGCTTTCAGAAGGCGTACGGAGAAGATGCAGACACGGAAAGTAAGAGAAACTCCATTTATGACTCTGTGTGGTGTATTGAACTGGAAATTGCCCTATTAAACTTAAGTTTAGCTTCccttaaatcagtggttctcaacctttctaatcctgtgaccccgcaatacagttcctcatgctgtggtgaccccaaaccatgcaactcgcagtaaaaacacagtaaaattgcggctccgatggctttaggcgacccccggttttggctGTTCAACCCCccctggggtcccgacccacaggttgagaaccactgccttaaATAGTCTTTATATATGTACTCAGTGACATGGAGCTatagaaataaacaaaaaatgtatttgcacagCAATAACATAGTCATGTAAAACAGTAGGAGGGCCATTCTTCAAAGGGATCAGAATAAAATTTTATGAATTTAATTTAAAAGCAacgttgctgcttgaaccatacATCACCTTAAATTAGAGTCCagaggagtctgcaaattgtaatctaGGGCTTGCAGAATTGCATAGATAGGAGGAGCAGACCGGACAGGTTAgtgaaatgattaaaaaaaaaaaaaactagtgttTTTTAACTAATGTATTGCTAGAAAGTTAAATGTTCTATACTGAAGGCTGCTACGGTTTCATATATGCAGTTTCTTCCTGGATTTTCATGATTTTTCACTATAAGTCCTTCTTTTACTTCATAATATGGCTACAATTGTGGCTGTTTCCTGTAGCCCAGTTGCACACATCTGTGTTCACTGTGTGAATATTGGTCTATGTGTTAAGTAGATTTACCAACCAGATCAAATATGCATACTGTGTGCGACATGGTCTTACACAAGGTTTTATATGTTGGGCTCCCTCAAAAGATACTATACTTTGCAGCCCTTAAAATAAATCGGTCCTCGTCCGTATAGGAGAAACCTGAAACTAAGTTTTCCTGTAGCACTACAATAAGAGTTGAGGCATTACACGGTGCTGCTTGAAGCCAATCCACTCAAACCTGTTTGGTTCTTCAAAATTACATATTTGCTTTGTGGCTGCTGTGACTTACAGATGAGCCTTTATTATGTCCATTCTAAAGTAGTCCCAACATGGTGCTATGTAGGATACAAAAATAATTGTATAAAAGTTTGTTGATCTAACATTGGCTTCAGTTAGTCGCTGTAAATCTAGCAAGTTTTTGCAAAACCTAAGATCGCATGAGTTTGGCATTTTTTAAAGCAGTAGCAACTGCTCTTGTTGCTCACTTCTATGGGAGTTGCCCAAGCAAATGTTCTTAACTGTTTTAAACTAGTGAATGGGCCAAGCAGCTTGTATGTCATCTACATGTGGATGTGCCATAGATGTGAAATATACAAAAAGCCATTTTTAATCCTCGTATTTTCACGTGTTTGTAAAATAGTTTTCCTATAAAATTTTAGAGCATTAGTgaacaataaacatgtacacaaTGTATTTTATTCAGAACCGAAAGAATGATGAAGCTTCGTATGAAAAAATGCTAAAGCTGCGACGTGACCTCAGCCGAGCTGTGACGATACTAGAGATGATTAAACGACGAGAAAAAAGCAAGCGTGAATTGCTGCATCTAACACTGGAAATAATGGAGAAGAGGTCTGTATTTTACAATATCTAGAAACCCTCTATTTACATTATGCCTTATGTTTGTAAATCTTGTAGTAGCATTGCTTAGGGGCAGAGGTCTCGCCAACATTTTCCACAAGGCAAACCCCTGTGGGCTCGTTCAgcctgatcgcatatgcatttctatagaaatgcatgtgatcggtCACCtgctgttttgcattgtttaacaCAGTGGTTGCTGGTTACAGATCGCCTATGATGTGTATACACGTGTTATTGTGACCCCTGGCTAAAACAAAAATCCATCAATATCTGAATACATTTAATGGAATTTATTAGCGCTTGTAAGCTAGTACTTTGTATATTTTTGGCTTTTAAGGTGGTGTCTACAATGCAATGAACTTTGGGCAGAGGTTTGGATTTGCAGTtgtcttttctgttttttttgtttttttgtctcaGGCTGAGATTATTAAAAAAGTTCATATACGTTAACACTTGGTTTATGTATATAAATCATTCAGCAGTAAACAAACTCGCCTATCTCTCCTTACACACAGCCATGGGCTCACCTGGACTGTTATCCGGAAGTAGCACACGGCCGGACTCTATAGAAAGCCAAGCTGCCAGGTCACGGTGTAATGAGACCCTGTATGCTCACCGCAATATGATCGGGTGCCATAGATTTCTATGGGGGCTGCGATCTAGGCAcaaattttgtgtgtgtgtgtgtgtggtctaatgtaatttttttttttgttgaggaAGTCTTCTAGTTTTAAACAAATTTAGATAGATATTCTTAAAGTGCCACCTGATGGCAGTCTGCCGCCCTtattcactaagaggctccgGTCTCTTGGTAAGTAAAGgagcaaactctgcaagtttgtACCAGATCTGAACTGCCGGAGATTTTTTCTGTAGGCGTTCACCCCCCCCCTGCCTTTTTTGAGTAAAGGCTTTGCTTAGCCAGGATAGTGTTGCTACGTTTTTAACTTGTGTGACAAAGTAAAAATTTGTTCACTTAAATGAACAATAAATTAATGCTTTCCACTGTTTACTTGCAGGTATAACCTAGGTGACTATAATGGAGAGCTTTTGTCAGAGGTAATGGCACAACGTCAGCCATTAAAGCCCACCTATGCCATCCCTATGATCCCTATTTCTAGTCCGTTTAAACATCAGGATACAATAGAAATTAAGATCAACAAGGTAAGACTGAAGCACAATACAGTAAAGTGATGAATGTATCTTTATCTTAGAAGAATAATAGAACTCACTAGAGATTTCATATATATTTGATGACAACCATAGCAAACTGGAAAAAGTGACTGACTTGAATTGCTACTGTTATGATGATGGAATTCAGGTAAATGAACTAGTATAAACCATGAGGGCAGACAGCACACCCAGACACAGAAGCCCCTGCAAAATTTGATTTAATGAAGGTGTAGAGGTTAGGACCCCCACTCATATGGATGGCctatcccagtggtggcgaacctatggcacgggtgccagaggcggcactcagagccctttttgtgggcactcggccatcacatcagcacaccagacaggactcaaagaatcttccagcagttccaagcaacttaaaggatgctgctttcagtcatatattaaattgatactgactttgctacttgggaatgtaggcaGAAGAATGGGTAGacggggccgaattatctttaaagatcttctgctggccccacgattctcagaGTAGAGAGGGACACAGGAAAGAaactaaaatgttgcaaatgttccATCTTGTCctgaggaggccaatatgatgtaATGTTGTTGAggataataagttactgctttaacttttggttggcacctcgcaataaataagggaggttttgggttggagtttgggcactctgcagctaaaaggtttgccattactggCCTATCCTAAAGATAAGCTAGAGACAAATGAAAAAAGAGGATAAAGCTAAGGATAAGCTAGCCATATATAGAtctctgaatttttttttatattaatgctCACTATTACATTCGTATAGTTTTGCATCGACTGGTtaattttcatgtattttttttttttcctttcccatTTATGAATTACAGCCAGAGAAATCTGATGTTGTACGACCGAAACGTAAATACGAGAAGAAGCCCAAAGTCTTACCCTCATCTCCTGCTGCTCAACAGACAAGCCCTGCTGCACTGCCAGTGTTCAACGCTAAAGATCTGAATCAGTATGACTTTCCAAGCTCCGATGATGAGCCCCTCTCACAGGTATATACATGCTTTTGTCACCTCTTTCTTAGTAAATTTGAATTCctgtattttaaaattttatagctAACAATTTGAATGCCTATAAGCCAAtgctttttaactttttcttcttGTAAAGGTACACTTTTATCTAAGATCTATAGATGCATATCTTGTGCAGATATTTAGAAAGTCAATGgtctatttacatttttttgcgctAAAAACTTCTGCCATTTTGTCTTATTAGGTCATGTCCGGTTCATCAGAAGCTGAGGAAGAGAATGATCCCGATGGTCCCTTTGCTTTTCGTAGGAAAGCTGGCTGTCAATACTATGCTGTAAGTACATAAACCATTGTTACagttaaaaaatatacagcatttgttgcttagcacaattttttgttttttgttttagccACATTTGGACCAAACCGGCAACTGGCCGTGGTGTAGTCCAGAACAAGGAGGATTGGGAGACATTCGCTACAGATACTGCCTCACTACCCTCACTGTTCCACGCAAGTGCATAGGGTTTGCACGAAGACGGGTTGGGCGTGGCGGAAGGTAAGTTTCTGTTTAGAGTAAAAATAGACCGCACTGTATCTGCCTTGTGCGTGTGCAGTTTTGtattaagccttttttttttctcttgtttttagGGTACTTCTTGACAGAGCGCATTCTGACTACAACAGTACTTTTCGTCAATTGGATGTTGACATGCTTTCCTCTCCCGAACACACTTCAATCAACTTATTTGCCAATACCTCAGAAACGAATACCTCGGATAAATGTTTCTCTAAAGACCTCAGCCAGATATTAGTCAATATAAAATCATGTAGATGGCGCCATTTTAGGCCACGGACAACATCCCTACATGACAGTGACATTGTTGACTTTTCCTGTAGAACGTTTCACAAGGGTATAACACGAACAGGCACAGCACAACCCGGGACCCAGACTTGCAGTACCTCCACATCAAGTAAAAGTAGCAGTGGTTCAGCACACTTTGGTACGTGGTCTGTTGCATTCTTTATTCTTTTATTGGCTTGGAAGTACCACCACGGAATGAGTGTCAATGTTTGTTTGTATCGTAGTGACATGCCATACGTTTTGCATATGTGAAGAAGCAGTGTTTCATTTGCCAGCTGTTCTATATggccagacttttttttttttttttttttttttttgatcattgTTTTGTTCATATTTCATTGATAATGTTATGATAAAAAACAAGTTTGACATGCAGGATGAATCTTGAGATTTTGTTTTAATAATTGGCCATAAATAGCCCAATGCAATGGAATACCAAGGATAGAATGGGCATTCAcattgtttcattaatctgccatatataaacaattcttcaattagatgttatttaaaaaaatgctcctgtgtgaaaagttttcataaatgtgatttggtcccttagaaacaaggctgtgtccttggatacgaccacctctgctggagggattgcacaaacaaAAAGttcttgtatatgaaatatccgggagttactgtatatcctacagccgtcctgtggtaatgatagctgaatccaggtggtcaggcaggactcaatagctcatgtctggccaccactgccagagtgtgcgGTGGTCGTAacagaggaagctatcttgtttctaagggataacatggctacatttatgagtaattatcttcacacaggagcattttttttttttttttttaataacatccaattgaagaaatgtttatatatggaagattaatgaaactgaatgtgaatgcccaggtgagaatacccctttaagtctaaatatattttacacagtAGGTATAGAAGTCCTGAGATCCTTGATGGCAAAGCAGAAAATGCTTGTTGGAAGTACAGGCAGGAAGTTTACCATataaacttgtgtataagccgagttttacagcacaaaaaatgtgttcaaaaacctcacctcggcttatacacgagcgaataaaaaaaaaaactttacatattCACTTTCCGGCGCCCTGATGCTCGGCTTCACTGTCTGCTCCGGTCCCTGCGGCTTGTCTTTctttctgtctgctgtaacaagcagcagagatgcgtccatgtgatctgctggctgttacagcaggCAAAAGATGAGCTACGGGGACCGCAGcatcgcggagaagacagaagaggagcagatGCCAAACATCCAGACCAACCGAAGGTgagttttaatttatttttgggtgggcgggctggctggctgtatgccaaggggggctggctggctatatactgggaggctgtgaccaatgcaattcCCACCCTCTACTTATGCctgagtcagtaggttttcccagtttttggtgggaaaattaggggcctcagcttgtaCTCTGTTTATATTGTGCTGCATTTTAGCAACTTTCGTTACCTTAAACAAAGCTACTTGCTGTTTGATAGTTTAGAAAGATGAGCTTGCTAAATATTCTCTACCTCTTGATCGCCGGTTGTGTTAAAGGCCATCGTACCTACCAGATTTGCAAGTCATCCCCCTATCCACAGAACAGGGTCCCTTGCTTATTAGGGGTGGAGCATCGGAAGACTTTCTTGACCTTCTGCTCCACACATTACTCAGGATGGGTTCCATAGGAACCTCACTGAACAGCTTGTTACTCCCCATCCTGTGAATGGGGGGATAAATGCAAACCTGGTACTATTCTAGATTATTGCCATTCCTCCAACATTGTTCTGTAGGTCATGGCCTTTATAAGAcatacttttgaacactgtttctTAAAGCAATTAAGAGatggtttgttttgttttttctccacatgttgtacttcattttagtggtaaattatgGCTGATGGgttttgagttttttttgttttttttttaatgaatttgttgaaaaattttcgaaattcaaaatcgtCTCTTTCCGGCAGATCTATTTACCACtttaataaattgctgaataacatataccacatgtctactttacattttcataatttttgaaatgtctggataatttattttgatgtcacacggcttacaaatcgaatatccgTTTTTGGTATCTTCAGAATGAACTATTTTGGGGCTGAtggctgttttgaatgaaattttaaatatttaaccttatcaacccattttcaaatctgcacccctcaaactatcagaaataaCTTTTAAGAAGATTACTAACCCCTTGAgagcttcatagtaattaaataaaaatggaggtgaaatttagaatggtcaaattttgtctgtTATAAGTTTATTTGGCTCTAaagtttacacatttccaaaagataaagagaaaactcatctttGTTATGcagtttctcccgagtgcagagaccccccacatgtgcccgttacttgttttatgggcgaacAGCgtggtgcagaagggaaggagggacctacagctgccaggatttgtttcctcattggcccctttttgtAAGAGATAAAACTTTAGCTTTTTTTGTAattagggccatgtgacagcatttttttttttcttcgagatgagatgctttttccagtgttaatgGCTTGTTCTTTGcagaacatgttgtactttgcaacagtataattcgggagtacatggttttttttatttctgcgGGTTGCtgcggacgtggtgatactatatatgtggggtttgtgttatgatttgtgTGCTTGTTATGACTTTTTTTTGTGCTTATGGGCATTTTATTGAttatttattgaataactttttagcttgcggccgtacatatgttCTCAATAGActgcaatggccgcacagaggtattttttaaaaataacaatgAATGTCTTGGtttcataatgaaaaaaaaaaatcaaaatgttccTTTTTGGCTTTAGAGAGCGTCTTCAGGAACATTTTACATGTAAGCAAAACATTTGGTGAGATATGTGAGCAATATCACATTGGCACACTGTCTGCCTGTGAGATATTTAGTATAAAGATGCAGGTGAATTGGCAGCCCCAGTATTGTATCAAAGACCGGACCTGAACGTTTGTACCTATAGCAAACATTCTAACATTCTAGTGAGCAGCCAATTTATAGGTTTGGAGTAGGAGAATGTGGCCAAAACTCTCCACAGTTCAGCTAAAGATGTGTATGAATTTTAGCACTTGTACACTGAAGAGAAACTTAAAACGATTTCAATATTGATGAGTGTATGATCTGCAGAATATTAATGAAGTTGTATTTGTAGTCAATGGCAACTATTAAACAGTCTTCATTGGCCCCGAGTTGTGCAACTATTAGTTGGATCCATGCATTTGTCAGAGTTCACTGTATACTCCATAATTTACCCCCTGGGATTGTAGATGTGCAGCTCACACAATACAGTAGAGCACTGGTGGTTATATGTAGAAAGTATTCTGGATGTTGGACATGGAGTTTAAAGGTGATATCtagcaaataaataaaatactgtGTACACTCTGGTAGAAGCCAAGTATTGCAGCACAattcttgtgctgaaaaagctccactcggcttatacatgagtatataaaaataataaagttgccCTCTGGCGCTTCTACCGGCTCTACAGAGGCAGGTCTATGCACTCTGCCCGCGTGCGCACTGTGAAGTCGGCAGATGCGCCGAATCATAATTtaagagtagttgctgcatttcccTCCCTGGGCTGATACTTGAGTCGATCGGTTTTCCTAGtaatttgtggtaa comes from the Engystomops pustulosus chromosome 5, aEngPut4.maternal, whole genome shotgun sequence genome and includes:
- the EPC1 gene encoding enhancer of polycomb homolog 1 isoform X1 — its product is MSKLSFRARALDASKPLPVFRCEDLPDLHEYASINRAVPQMPTGMEKEEESEHHLQRAISALQVYGEKRDNMVIPVPEAESNIAYYESVYPGEFKMPKQLIHIQPFSLDAEQPDYDMDSEDEIFVNKLRKKLEISPLQFEEMIDRLEKGSGQQPVNLQEAKLLLKEDDELITEVYDYWIKKRKSTRGSPLIPAVKQEKRDGSSTSDPYVAFRRRTEKMQTRKNRKNDEASYEKMLKLRRDLSRAVTILEMIKRREKSKRELLHLTLEIMEKRYNLGDYNGELLSEVMAQRQPLKPTYAIPMIPISSPFKHQDTIEIKINKPEKSDVVRPKRKYEKKPKVLPSSPAAQQTSPAALPVFNAKDLNQYDFPSSDDEPLSQVMSGSSEAEEENDPDGPFAFRRKAGCQYYAPHLDQTGNWPWCSPEQGGLGDIRYRYCLTTLTVPRKCIGFARRRVGRGGRVLLDRAHSDYNSTFRQLDVDMLSSPEHTSINLFANTSETNTSDKCFSKDLSQILVNIKSCRWRHFRPRTTSLHDSDIVDFSCRTFHKGITRTGTAQPGTQTCSTSTSSKSSSGSAHFAFTAEQYQQHQQQLALMQKQQLAQIHQQQANNSSANTSQGFVSKTLDSASAQFAVTALVTSEQLMAIKMKDDVVLGIGVNGILQASGVYKGLHLSSNTPAALVHTSTSSASSTGSALLQPSNITQTATSHSTLSHQVTAANSATTQVLIGNNIRLTVPSSVATVNSINTLNARHLPRTLSAVPTSALKLAAAAAANCQVPKIPAASSVDGVPRDNHETEKPALNSIADNTVAMEVT
- the EPC1 gene encoding enhancer of polycomb homolog 1 isoform X2, whose protein sequence is MVIPVPEAESNIAYYESVYPGEFKMPKQLIHIQPFSLDAEQPDYDMDSEDEIFVNKLRKKLEISPLQFEEMIDRLEKGSGQQPVNLQEAKLLLKEDDELITEVYDYWIKKRKSTRGSPLIPAVKQEKRDGSSTSDPYVAFRRRTEKMQTRKNRKNDEASYEKMLKLRRDLSRAVTILEMIKRREKSKRELLHLTLEIMEKRYNLGDYNGELLSEVMAQRQPLKPTYAIPMIPISSPFKHQDTIEIKINKPEKSDVVRPKRKYEKKPKVLPSSPAAQQTSPAALPVFNAKDLNQYDFPSSDDEPLSQVMSGSSEAEEENDPDGPFAFRRKAGCQYYAPHLDQTGNWPWCSPEQGGLGDIRYRYCLTTLTVPRKCIGFARRRVGRGGRVLLDRAHSDYNSTFRQLDVDMLSSPEHTSINLFANTSETNTSDKCFSKDLSQILVNIKSCRWRHFRPRTTSLHDSDIVDFSCRTFHKGITRTGTAQPGTQTCSTSTSSKSSSGSAHFAFTAEQYQQHQQQLALMQKQQLAQIHQQQANNSSANTSQGFVSKTLDSASAQFAVTALVTSEQLMAIKMKDDVVLGIGVNGILQASGVYKGLHLSSNTPAALVHTSTSSASSTGSALLQPSNITQTATSHSTLSHQVTAANSATTQVLIGNNIRLTVPSSVATVNSINTLNARHLPRTLSAVPTSALKLAAAAAANCQVPKIPAASSVDGVPRDNHETEKPALNSIADNTVAMEVT